One genomic region from Neoarius graeffei isolate fNeoGra1 chromosome 4, fNeoGra1.pri, whole genome shotgun sequence encodes:
- the ncoa5 gene encoding nuclear receptor coactivator 5 isoform X3 has translation MAAERRQKPRSSPPRRPVGYGDSREPRPRSRSPVQGRDSRDNRDGRDMRDSNREPRPGPPRDHDDERYRGGDGRDKDGRDGPYRNDGYDRFYRGEYEQYRKKDDPYADRYRENWSGRREPEEERIRPEERRRNELYRQYYEELQRRYDAERPVDCSVIVVNKLQNLTFCREYAEMVGRKVRDLGMVVDLIFLNTEVSLTQALEDVSRARTPFAIIITQQHEVHRSCTVNILFGTPQEHRNMPMQDAMVLVAHNYDTFKMENRAKERDEISRKAAKMADEVLMREHDRQAHPVSVLTAVTLLSEGRFLTPQELTLLINYLQDKRDHLVRGETDPHLGSHQSSAAVTHETPQSTQALAPVSHQTHPPPHSMHSSHLQPASTTTNQQKELQAKILSLFNSGSGSSVPQSQASVSQPQGYGATQGSSLSSSSSASMSNVAMSAHDSQNTSPRMGIRPPSNRTSAPQGLQRAGTGINFDNPSVQKALDTLIQSGPTINQLVNSASLTARSGQGVGQGMKQQGYSQGMGQGMNQGMGQGLNQGMGQGMNQGMGQGSHYQHHF, from the exons ATGGCTGCGGAGAGACGACAGAAACCCAGGTCAAGTCCTCCACGCAG GCCTGTTGGTTATGGGGACAGCAGGGAGCCTCGTCCCCGTTCTCGATCCCCGGTGCAGGGTCGTGACTCCCGCGACAACAGGGATGGCAGAGACATGAGGGACTCGAATCGAGAACCACGTCCTGGACCACCACGAGACCATGACGACGAGCGCTACAGAGGCGGAGATGGAAGGGATAAAGATGGACGAGACGGTCCTTACAG AAATGATGGATATGATCGCTTTTACCGTGGTGAATATGAACAGTACCGTAAGAAAGATGATCCTTATGCTGACCGCTACAGGGAGAACTGGAGTGGCAGGAGAGAACCAGAAG AAGAGAGAATCCGACCCGAGGAGCGCAGGAGGAACGAGTTGTACCGTCAGTACTATGAGGAGCTGCAAAGACGTTACGATGCTGAAAGACCTGTGGACTGCTCGGTCATTGTGGTTAACAAGCTGCAGAA TTTGACCTTCTGTAGGGAGTATGCAGAAATGGTGGGGAGGAAGGTGCGAGATCTGGGCATGGTGGTGGACCTTATCTTCCTCAACACAGAGGTGTCCCTGACCCAGGCTCTGGAGGACGTGAGCCGGGCTCGCACGCCCTTCGCCATCATCATCACCCAGCAGCACGAAGTGCATCGCTCCTGCACAGTCAACATTCTCTTTGGCACACCACAAG AACACAGAAACATGCCCATGCAGGATGCGATGGTTTTAGTGGCTCACAACTATGACACCTTTAAGATGGAGAACCGTGCCAAGGAGCGGGATGAGATCTCAAGAAAAGCTGCGAAGATGGCAGACGAGGTGCTGATGAGGGAACATGACCGACAAGCCCACCCAGTCTCGGTACTGACTGCTGTCACGCTGCTCTCGGAGGGCAG GTTCCTGACACCTCAAGAGTTAACATTACTCATTAACTACCTGCAGGATAAGCGTGATCATCTTGTCCGAGGTGAAACAGACCCTCACCTTG GGTCCCATCAGTCATCTGCAGCAGTGACTCATGAGACCCCTCAGTCCACCCAGGCTCTTGCCCCTGTTTCCCACCAGACGCACCCACCCCCACACTCCATGCACAGCTCCCACCTTCAACCTGCCTCTACCACCACCAACCAGCAGAAAGAGCTACAAGCTAAAATTCTCAGCCTCTTTAACAGTGGCTCAGGCTCCTCAGTGCCTCAGAGCCAGGCATCAGTGTCCCAGCCTCAAGGCTATGGAGCCACACAGGGCTCGagcctctcctcctcctcctctgcttcCATGTCCAACGTGGCTATGTCTGCTCACGACTCTCAGAACACGAGTCCTCGCATGGGCATTAGGCCCCCTTCGAACCGCACATCAGCACCTCAGGGGCTCCAGAGAGCTGGAACTGGGATTAACTTTGACAATCCTAGTGTGCAGAAAGCCCTTGATACACTCATCCAGAGTGGACCCACCATTAACCAGCTGGTTAATTCAGCAAGCCTAACAGCCAGGTCAGGCCAGGGGGTGGGCCAAGGAATGAAACAACAAGGTTATAGCCAGGGAATGGGACAAGGAATGAACCAAGGAATGGGACAGGGGCTAAATCAAGGTATGGGCCAGGGGATGAACCAAGGAATGGGGCAAGGGTCTCACTATCAGCATCATTTCTGA
- the ncoa5 gene encoding nuclear receptor coactivator 5 isoform X1 — protein sequence MSHRRSRSGSPPSYGTNSNDPRDLERRIFVGNLPTAHMAKKDMEEMFRPYGKIQALSLFRGYGFVQFERTEDAEAAKAGHNGRIYRGYKLDVNMAAERRQKPRSSPPRRPVGYGDSREPRPRSRSPVQGRDSRDNRDGRDMRDSNREPRPGPPRDHDDERYRGGDGRDKDGRDGPYRNDGYDRFYRGEYEQYRKKDDPYADRYRENWSGRREPEEERIRPEERRRNELYRQYYEELQRRYDAERPVDCSVIVVNKLQNLTFCREYAEMVGRKVRDLGMVVDLIFLNTEVSLTQALEDVSRARTPFAIIITQQHEVHRSCTVNILFGTPQEHRNMPMQDAMVLVAHNYDTFKMENRAKERDEISRKAAKMADEVLMREHDRQAHPVSVLTAVTLLSEGRFLTPQELTLLINYLQDKRDHLVRGETDPHLGSHQSSAAVTHETPQSTQALAPVSHQTHPPPHSMHSSHLQPASTTTNQQKELQAKILSLFNSGSGSSVPQSQASVSQPQGYGATQGSSLSSSSSASMSNVAMSAHDSQNTSPRMGIRPPSNRTSAPQGLQRAGTGINFDNPSVQKALDTLIQSGPTINQLVNSASLTARSGQGVGQGMKQQGYSQGMGQGMNQGMGQGLNQGMGQGMNQGMGQGSHYQHHF from the exons GAAGGATATGGAAGAAATGTTCAGGCCATATGGGAAAATACAGG CCTTGTCCCTGTTTCGTGGGTATGGATTTGTGCAGTTTGAAAGGACGGAAGATGCTGAGGCAGCTAAAGCGGGACATAATGGTCGGATTTATAGAGGTTATAAACTAG ATGTAAATATGGCTGCGGAGAGACGACAGAAACCCAGGTCAAGTCCTCCACGCAG GCCTGTTGGTTATGGGGACAGCAGGGAGCCTCGTCCCCGTTCTCGATCCCCGGTGCAGGGTCGTGACTCCCGCGACAACAGGGATGGCAGAGACATGAGGGACTCGAATCGAGAACCACGTCCTGGACCACCACGAGACCATGACGACGAGCGCTACAGAGGCGGAGATGGAAGGGATAAAGATGGACGAGACGGTCCTTACAG AAATGATGGATATGATCGCTTTTACCGTGGTGAATATGAACAGTACCGTAAGAAAGATGATCCTTATGCTGACCGCTACAGGGAGAACTGGAGTGGCAGGAGAGAACCAGAAG AAGAGAGAATCCGACCCGAGGAGCGCAGGAGGAACGAGTTGTACCGTCAGTACTATGAGGAGCTGCAAAGACGTTACGATGCTGAAAGACCTGTGGACTGCTCGGTCATTGTGGTTAACAAGCTGCAGAA TTTGACCTTCTGTAGGGAGTATGCAGAAATGGTGGGGAGGAAGGTGCGAGATCTGGGCATGGTGGTGGACCTTATCTTCCTCAACACAGAGGTGTCCCTGACCCAGGCTCTGGAGGACGTGAGCCGGGCTCGCACGCCCTTCGCCATCATCATCACCCAGCAGCACGAAGTGCATCGCTCCTGCACAGTCAACATTCTCTTTGGCACACCACAAG AACACAGAAACATGCCCATGCAGGATGCGATGGTTTTAGTGGCTCACAACTATGACACCTTTAAGATGGAGAACCGTGCCAAGGAGCGGGATGAGATCTCAAGAAAAGCTGCGAAGATGGCAGACGAGGTGCTGATGAGGGAACATGACCGACAAGCCCACCCAGTCTCGGTACTGACTGCTGTCACGCTGCTCTCGGAGGGCAG GTTCCTGACACCTCAAGAGTTAACATTACTCATTAACTACCTGCAGGATAAGCGTGATCATCTTGTCCGAGGTGAAACAGACCCTCACCTTG GGTCCCATCAGTCATCTGCAGCAGTGACTCATGAGACCCCTCAGTCCACCCAGGCTCTTGCCCCTGTTTCCCACCAGACGCACCCACCCCCACACTCCATGCACAGCTCCCACCTTCAACCTGCCTCTACCACCACCAACCAGCAGAAAGAGCTACAAGCTAAAATTCTCAGCCTCTTTAACAGTGGCTCAGGCTCCTCAGTGCCTCAGAGCCAGGCATCAGTGTCCCAGCCTCAAGGCTATGGAGCCACACAGGGCTCGagcctctcctcctcctcctctgcttcCATGTCCAACGTGGCTATGTCTGCTCACGACTCTCAGAACACGAGTCCTCGCATGGGCATTAGGCCCCCTTCGAACCGCACATCAGCACCTCAGGGGCTCCAGAGAGCTGGAACTGGGATTAACTTTGACAATCCTAGTGTGCAGAAAGCCCTTGATACACTCATCCAGAGTGGACCCACCATTAACCAGCTGGTTAATTCAGCAAGCCTAACAGCCAGGTCAGGCCAGGGGGTGGGCCAAGGAATGAAACAACAAGGTTATAGCCAGGGAATGGGACAAGGAATGAACCAAGGAATGGGACAGGGGCTAAATCAAGGTATGGGCCAGGGGATGAACCAAGGAATGGGGCAAGGGTCTCACTATCAGCATCATTTCTGA
- the ncoa5 gene encoding nuclear receptor coactivator 5 isoform X4: MRDSNREPRPGPPRDHDDERYRGGDGRDKDGRDGPYRNDGYDRFYRGEYEQYRKKDDPYADRYRENWSGRREPEEERIRPEERRRNELYRQYYEELQRRYDAERPVDCSVIVVNKLQNLTFCREYAEMVGRKVRDLGMVVDLIFLNTEVSLTQALEDVSRARTPFAIIITQQHEVHRSCTVNILFGTPQEHRNMPMQDAMVLVAHNYDTFKMENRAKERDEISRKAAKMADEVLMREHDRQAHPVSVLTAVTLLSEGRFLTPQELTLLINYLQDKRDHLVRGETDPHLGSHQSSAAVTHETPQSTQALAPVSHQTHPPPHSMHSSHLQPASTTTNQQKELQAKILSLFNSGSGSSVPQSQASVSQPQGYGATQGSSLSSSSSASMSNVAMSAHDSQNTSPRMGIRPPSNRTSAPQGLQRAGTGINFDNPSVQKALDTLIQSGPTINQLVNSASLTARSGQGVGQGMKQQGYSQGMGQGMNQGMGQGLNQGMGQGMNQGMGQGSHYQHHF; the protein is encoded by the exons ATGAGGGACTCGAATCGAGAACCACGTCCTGGACCACCACGAGACCATGACGACGAGCGCTACAGAGGCGGAGATGGAAGGGATAAAGATGGACGAGACGGTCCTTACAG AAATGATGGATATGATCGCTTTTACCGTGGTGAATATGAACAGTACCGTAAGAAAGATGATCCTTATGCTGACCGCTACAGGGAGAACTGGAGTGGCAGGAGAGAACCAGAAG AAGAGAGAATCCGACCCGAGGAGCGCAGGAGGAACGAGTTGTACCGTCAGTACTATGAGGAGCTGCAAAGACGTTACGATGCTGAAAGACCTGTGGACTGCTCGGTCATTGTGGTTAACAAGCTGCAGAA TTTGACCTTCTGTAGGGAGTATGCAGAAATGGTGGGGAGGAAGGTGCGAGATCTGGGCATGGTGGTGGACCTTATCTTCCTCAACACAGAGGTGTCCCTGACCCAGGCTCTGGAGGACGTGAGCCGGGCTCGCACGCCCTTCGCCATCATCATCACCCAGCAGCACGAAGTGCATCGCTCCTGCACAGTCAACATTCTCTTTGGCACACCACAAG AACACAGAAACATGCCCATGCAGGATGCGATGGTTTTAGTGGCTCACAACTATGACACCTTTAAGATGGAGAACCGTGCCAAGGAGCGGGATGAGATCTCAAGAAAAGCTGCGAAGATGGCAGACGAGGTGCTGATGAGGGAACATGACCGACAAGCCCACCCAGTCTCGGTACTGACTGCTGTCACGCTGCTCTCGGAGGGCAG GTTCCTGACACCTCAAGAGTTAACATTACTCATTAACTACCTGCAGGATAAGCGTGATCATCTTGTCCGAGGTGAAACAGACCCTCACCTTG GGTCCCATCAGTCATCTGCAGCAGTGACTCATGAGACCCCTCAGTCCACCCAGGCTCTTGCCCCTGTTTCCCACCAGACGCACCCACCCCCACACTCCATGCACAGCTCCCACCTTCAACCTGCCTCTACCACCACCAACCAGCAGAAAGAGCTACAAGCTAAAATTCTCAGCCTCTTTAACAGTGGCTCAGGCTCCTCAGTGCCTCAGAGCCAGGCATCAGTGTCCCAGCCTCAAGGCTATGGAGCCACACAGGGCTCGagcctctcctcctcctcctctgcttcCATGTCCAACGTGGCTATGTCTGCTCACGACTCTCAGAACACGAGTCCTCGCATGGGCATTAGGCCCCCTTCGAACCGCACATCAGCACCTCAGGGGCTCCAGAGAGCTGGAACTGGGATTAACTTTGACAATCCTAGTGTGCAGAAAGCCCTTGATACACTCATCCAGAGTGGACCCACCATTAACCAGCTGGTTAATTCAGCAAGCCTAACAGCCAGGTCAGGCCAGGGGGTGGGCCAAGGAATGAAACAACAAGGTTATAGCCAGGGAATGGGACAAGGAATGAACCAAGGAATGGGACAGGGGCTAAATCAAGGTATGGGCCAGGGGATGAACCAAGGAATGGGGCAAGGGTCTCACTATCAGCATCATTTCTGA
- the ncoa5 gene encoding nuclear receptor coactivator 5 isoform X2 produces the protein MSHRRSRSGSPPSYGTNSNDPRDLERRIFVGNLPTAHMAKKDMEEMFRPYGKIQALSLFRGYGFVQFERTEDAEAAKAGHNGRIYRGYKLDVNMAAERRQKPRSSPPRRPVGYGDSREPRPRSRSPVQGRDSRDNRDGRDMRDSNREPRPGPPRDHDDERYRGGDGRDKDGRDGPYRNDGYDRFYRGEYEQYRKKDDPYADRYRENWSGRREPEEERIRPEERRRNELYRQYYEELQRRYDAERPVDCSVIVVNKLQKEYAEMVGRKVRDLGMVVDLIFLNTEVSLTQALEDVSRARTPFAIIITQQHEVHRSCTVNILFGTPQEHRNMPMQDAMVLVAHNYDTFKMENRAKERDEISRKAAKMADEVLMREHDRQAHPVSVLTAVTLLSEGRFLTPQELTLLINYLQDKRDHLVRGETDPHLGSHQSSAAVTHETPQSTQALAPVSHQTHPPPHSMHSSHLQPASTTTNQQKELQAKILSLFNSGSGSSVPQSQASVSQPQGYGATQGSSLSSSSSASMSNVAMSAHDSQNTSPRMGIRPPSNRTSAPQGLQRAGTGINFDNPSVQKALDTLIQSGPTINQLVNSASLTARSGQGVGQGMKQQGYSQGMGQGMNQGMGQGLNQGMGQGMNQGMGQGSHYQHHF, from the exons GAAGGATATGGAAGAAATGTTCAGGCCATATGGGAAAATACAGG CCTTGTCCCTGTTTCGTGGGTATGGATTTGTGCAGTTTGAAAGGACGGAAGATGCTGAGGCAGCTAAAGCGGGACATAATGGTCGGATTTATAGAGGTTATAAACTAG ATGTAAATATGGCTGCGGAGAGACGACAGAAACCCAGGTCAAGTCCTCCACGCAG GCCTGTTGGTTATGGGGACAGCAGGGAGCCTCGTCCCCGTTCTCGATCCCCGGTGCAGGGTCGTGACTCCCGCGACAACAGGGATGGCAGAGACATGAGGGACTCGAATCGAGAACCACGTCCTGGACCACCACGAGACCATGACGACGAGCGCTACAGAGGCGGAGATGGAAGGGATAAAGATGGACGAGACGGTCCTTACAG AAATGATGGATATGATCGCTTTTACCGTGGTGAATATGAACAGTACCGTAAGAAAGATGATCCTTATGCTGACCGCTACAGGGAGAACTGGAGTGGCAGGAGAGAACCAGAAG AAGAGAGAATCCGACCCGAGGAGCGCAGGAGGAACGAGTTGTACCGTCAGTACTATGAGGAGCTGCAAAGACGTTACGATGCTGAAAGACCTGTGGACTGCTCGGTCATTGTGGTTAACAAGCTGCAGAA GGAGTATGCAGAAATGGTGGGGAGGAAGGTGCGAGATCTGGGCATGGTGGTGGACCTTATCTTCCTCAACACAGAGGTGTCCCTGACCCAGGCTCTGGAGGACGTGAGCCGGGCTCGCACGCCCTTCGCCATCATCATCACCCAGCAGCACGAAGTGCATCGCTCCTGCACAGTCAACATTCTCTTTGGCACACCACAAG AACACAGAAACATGCCCATGCAGGATGCGATGGTTTTAGTGGCTCACAACTATGACACCTTTAAGATGGAGAACCGTGCCAAGGAGCGGGATGAGATCTCAAGAAAAGCTGCGAAGATGGCAGACGAGGTGCTGATGAGGGAACATGACCGACAAGCCCACCCAGTCTCGGTACTGACTGCTGTCACGCTGCTCTCGGAGGGCAG GTTCCTGACACCTCAAGAGTTAACATTACTCATTAACTACCTGCAGGATAAGCGTGATCATCTTGTCCGAGGTGAAACAGACCCTCACCTTG GGTCCCATCAGTCATCTGCAGCAGTGACTCATGAGACCCCTCAGTCCACCCAGGCTCTTGCCCCTGTTTCCCACCAGACGCACCCACCCCCACACTCCATGCACAGCTCCCACCTTCAACCTGCCTCTACCACCACCAACCAGCAGAAAGAGCTACAAGCTAAAATTCTCAGCCTCTTTAACAGTGGCTCAGGCTCCTCAGTGCCTCAGAGCCAGGCATCAGTGTCCCAGCCTCAAGGCTATGGAGCCACACAGGGCTCGagcctctcctcctcctcctctgcttcCATGTCCAACGTGGCTATGTCTGCTCACGACTCTCAGAACACGAGTCCTCGCATGGGCATTAGGCCCCCTTCGAACCGCACATCAGCACCTCAGGGGCTCCAGAGAGCTGGAACTGGGATTAACTTTGACAATCCTAGTGTGCAGAAAGCCCTTGATACACTCATCCAGAGTGGACCCACCATTAACCAGCTGGTTAATTCAGCAAGCCTAACAGCCAGGTCAGGCCAGGGGGTGGGCCAAGGAATGAAACAACAAGGTTATAGCCAGGGAATGGGACAAGGAATGAACCAAGGAATGGGACAGGGGCTAAATCAAGGTATGGGCCAGGGGATGAACCAAGGAATGGGGCAAGGGTCTCACTATCAGCATCATTTCTGA